The Humulus lupulus chromosome 4, drHumLupu1.1, whole genome shotgun sequence genome has a window encoding:
- the LOC133831789 gene encoding uncharacterized mitochondrial protein AtMg00810-like — MVTLKLLLAISAIKQWHTLQLDVNNAFLNKDLNEEVYMDLPQGLNTNTFSDHAGPQLPCKLHKLIYGLRQSSRQWYIKFSQELQQTGFTQSQDDYVLFTQGLGTDFITLLVYVDDIVLGGPNLHCLQQLQDTLNTSFKLKTLGTLKYFLGFEIARSSKGTFLSQHQYTLQLLEDTGYLGSKPVATPMDPKIKLNTSDGEPLLDPSQYRRLVARLLYLTLSRPDITLSVHFLSQFLANPKTPHLQAAHHLLRYLKVKPDQGLLYPTSSSLHLRAFSNSDWASCPTTRRSTTGICVFLGDCLISWRSKKQPTISRSSTEAEYHALAATASELTWIQYLLADFHLHQQSPSFIYCDNKSAIHIANNPTFS, encoded by the coding sequence ATGGTTACTCTCAAGCTATTGCTTGCCATCTCAGCAATAAAACAATGGCATACTTTACAATTAGATGTTAATAATGCTTTTCTCAATAAAGATCTCAATGAAGAGGTCTACATGGACTTACCTCAAGGGTTAAATACTAACACTTTCTCTGATCATGCAGGTCCTCAACTACCATGCAAACTACATAAATTGATTTATGGTCTTCGCCAATCATCAAGGCAGTGGTACATAAAGTTTTCACAAGAACTTCAACAAACTGGTTTCACACAATCGCAAGATGACTACGTGCTATTCACTCAAGGTTTAGGCACTGACTTCATTACTCTGctggtttatgttgacgacattgTCCTTGGAGGACCTAACCTTCACTGCTTGCAACAACTCCAAGACACACTTAACACCAGTTTCAAGCTCAAAACCCTTGGTACATTAAAGTATTTCCTTGGCTTCGAAATAGCAAGATCCTCCAAAGGGACATTTCTTTCTCAACACCAATATACTTTACAGCTTTTGGAAGACACTGGTTATCTAGGTAGTAAACCTGTTGCAACTCCAATGGACCCCAAAATTAAGCTCAACACTTCAGATGGGGAACCTTTGCTTGATCCTTCACAGTATAGACGTTTAGTAGCTCGACTTTTATACCTCACACTTTCCAGACCTGATATTACTCTTTCTGTCCACTTCCTCAGTCAATTTTTAGCTAACCCCAAAACACCTCACCTTCAAGCTGCTCATCATCTCCTTCGATACCTCAAAGTTAAGCCCGACCAAGGTCTTCTCTATCCAACATCTTCATCCCTTCACTTACGAGCCTTCTCCAACTCAGATTGGGCTTCTTGCCCAACTACAAGGCGTTCCACCACTGGTATCTGTGTCTTTCTTGGTGACTGCCTCATTTCGTGGCGTTCCAAGAAGCAACCTACCATCTCTCGTAGTTCAACGGAGGCGGAATACCATGCTTTGGCTGCTACTGCTAGTGAGTTAACTTGGATTCAATACCTTCTTGCTGACTTTCACCTTCATCAACAATCACCATCATTCATTTACTGTGACAACAAGTCGGCCATTCACATAGCCAACAATCCCACATTTTCATGA
- the LOC133829761 gene encoding putative disease resistance RPP13-like protein 1 translates to MAELVGGALLSAFLEPLVQKLASEVKDFFKGKDAILKLLKELKTLLSTADLLLTDAEEKLIKDQAVRKWLDDLKDTVYDADDLVYKIDTEAWQNKLEGHESRTRSSYGCCNKVLIRFNPTPFTAFDKGIKREIEGTLDRLKHLLENKDLGLERLKKHKLPERVCAPLLQESDVYGRDVEKEAIIKLLLSDETTESGDKLYVIPVVGMGGIGKTTLAQLVYNDERVNQKFDTKIWITVGDDKLDCMKMMKLIVEKVTFEKCEIEEPYDLQDKLKRALSTKKFLFVVDDVWDEDPTKWGVLKNSFESGLLGSKIIVTTRSTIVASIMKTESIYQLKRISDVDGWLLFAKHASINASSNEYSDLQEIGKKIVDKCKGLPLAIKSIGDLLRGKRSNEEWNSILNNDIWELYERKNVSILPALWLSYFYLPSRLKQCFAYCALFPKDYGFIKDDVILLWMAEGLVHSQNKKRMEETGEEYFQDLISRSFFQPSNENKSTFLMHDLIHDLAMFVSGEFCSLINGNKCSNKVRHMLYMKDCKKDYHLKAKGLRTLLWHPELELDRESLSKVKHLHSSFPHLRVLSIRNDTLPNSIGNLKYLRYLKLQCYYIDRIPNSICNLYNLEILLLEGCKNVTLLPYDIGNLVKLRHLSVPLELEEMPLQFGKLQNLQTLNRFIVGKKKDVGIKLLKELQDLHGSLSIWGLENVRSIEDVPDGILQNQKFLKLSLDWDYGHEPDDLHREKGILDTLKPHPNLKELKIENYKGSSFPIWIGHHLFSDLVRVELKSCHNCSSLPSLGQLPSLKDLVISGMNGVVSIGSEFHYLTTSVDPFAATETNPFRCLRSLRFEDMKELQEWSFNECGVFPHLSELHFVQCRRLKVLLLPDYFPSLRELKINQCEQLMPLLPRAQPTSPAPPFPSLEILEIFDCNGQESLLEEGLPLSLKSIVIMGCMNLKCLDDSAFRRLTCLEKLEIEYCRKLRCLPKELPTSLSYLRIYYCELLTPRIERETGEDWSIIAHIPNVSSRDYRWENLQL, encoded by the coding sequence ATGGCTGAGTTAGTTGGAGGAGCGCTTCTCTCTGCTTTCCTAGAACCATTGGTGCAAAAGTTAGCTTCGgaggtgaaggacttcttcaaaggAAAAGATGCCATTCTCAAGCTGCTGAAGGAGCTGAAGACTTTGCTGTCCACGGCTGATCTACTGCTCACTGATGCCGAGGAGAAGCTGATCAAAGACCAAGCGGTGAGGAAGTGGCTCGACGATCTCAAGGACACCGTTTACGATGCAGACGACTTGGTTTACAAGATCGACACTGAAGCATGGCAAAACAAGCTGGAAGGTCACGAATCTCGAACTCGAAGCAGCTATGGTTGCTGTAATAAGGTACTCATCAGATTCAACCCAACACCCTTTACTGCTTTCGATAAGGGAATAAAGCGAGAGATAGAGGGGACACTCGACAGGTTGAAACATCTTCTGGAGAATAAAGATCTTGGTCTAGAACGTTTGAAAAAACATAAGCTTCCGGAAAGGGTATGTGCTCCTTTGTTACAAGAATCTGATGTTTATGGAAGAGATGTCGAGAAAGAAGCTATTATTAAGTTGTTACTATCGGATGAGACGACTGAGAGTGGTGATAAATTGTATGTGATTCCCGTAGTGGGAATGGGTGGTATTGGAAAGACTACTCTTGCTCAACTTGTATACAATGATGAAAGAGTCAATCAAAAGTTCGACACCAAAATATGGATTACAGTGGGAGATGACAAACTTGATTGCATGAAAATGATGAAACTAATTGTCGAAAAGGTCACTTTTGAAAAGTGTGAAATTGAGGAGCCATATGACCTTCAAGATAAACTAAAAAGGGCTCTGAGTACGAAGAAATTTCTGTTTGTtgttgatgatgtttgggatgagGATCCCACCAAGTGGGGTGTTTTAAAAAATTCTTTCGAATCGGGATTGCTTGGAAGCAAGATTATTGTGACAACGCGTAGCACAATTGTTGCATCAATTATGAAAACAGAATCGATTTATCAGCTAAAGAGGATATCTGATGTTGATGGCTGGCTGTTATTTGCAAAACATGCTTCGATTAATGCAAGCTCGAATGAGTACTCCGATCTCCAagaaattggaaaaaaaattgtTGACAAGTGTAAGGGTCTTCCTTTAGCAATAAAATCAATTGGCGATCTCTTACGAGGGAAACGAAGCAACGAGGAATGGAATAGCATCCTAAACAATGATATATGGGAGTTGTATGAAAGAAAAAATGTTAGTATTCTTCCAGCGTTGTGGTTGAGTTATTTTTATCTTCCTTCGAGATTAAAGCAATGTTTTGCTTACTGTGCTCTTTTTCCAAAAGACTATGGTTTCATTAAAGACGACGTAATCTTGTTATGGATGGCTGAAGGTCTTGTACATTCCCAGAACAAGAAGAGAATGGAAGAAACTGGAGAGGAGTATTTCCAAGATCTAATTTCGAGGTCATTTTTCCAACCATCAAATGAGAATAAGTCAACTTTTCTCATGCACGATCTTATACATGATTTAGCAATGTTCGTCTCTGGTGAGTTTTGCTCATTGATCAATGGTAACAAATGCTCTAACAAGGTTCGTCATATGTTGTACATGAAAGATTGTAAAAAAGATTATCACCTTAAAGCTAAGGGCCTTCGCACCTTACTATGGCACCCAGAATTAGAATTAGATCGAGAATCTTTGTCAAAGGTAAAGCACTTGCACAGTTCATTCCCACACTTAAGAGTACTATCCATAAGGAACGACACATTGCCCAATTCAATTGGCAATTTGAAGTATTTACGATATTTGAAGTTGCAATGTTATTATATCGACCGAATACCCAATTCAATTTGTAATTTGTATAATTTGGAGATATTGTTGTTGGAGGGGTGTAAAAATGTTACTCTTCTACCATATGATATAGGAAATTTAGTTAAGTTGCGACATCTTTCCGTACCGTTAGAGTTGGAAGAGATGCCATTGCAATTTGGGAAGCTACAAAATCTACAGACACTAAACAGATTCATTGTGGGAAAGAAGAAAGATGTTGGTATCAAGTTGCTGAAAGAGCTTCAAGATCTACACGGGAGTCTTTCGATTTGGGGACTAGAAAATGTTAGGAGCATTGAGGATGTTCCTGATGGGATTTTGCAGAATCAAAAGTTTCTTAAGCTGTCTTTGGACTGGGACTATGGCCACGAACCAGATGACTTGCATAGAGAAAAAGGGATACTCGATACCCTCAAACCTCATCCAAACCTAAAGGAACTCAAGATTGAAAACTACAAAGGCAGCAGCTTTCCAATTTGGATTGGACATCATTTATTTTCTGATTTGGTAAGAGTGGAGCTGAAAAGCTGTCATAACTGTAGTTCCTTGCCGTCACTGGGACAGTTACCATCTCTCAAAGACCTTGTCATTTCGGGCATGAATGGTGTGGTGAGCATAGGCTCAGAGTTTCATTATTTGACGACCAGTGTTGATCCTTTTGCTGCAACAGAGACGAACCCTTTCAGATGTTTGAGGAGCTTGAGGTTCGAGGATATGAAAGAGCTCCAAGAGTGGTCGTTCAACGAATGTGGAGTCTTTCCTCATCTTAGCGAACTTCATTTTGTCCAGTGCAGAAGACTCAAAGTGTTACTGTTACCAGATTATTTTCCGTCACTGAGAGAACTGAAAATAAACCAGTGTGAGCAACTGATGCCTTTACTCCCACGAGCCCAGCCCACGAGCCCCGCCCCACCATTTCCATCTCTTGAGATTTTAGAAATATTTGACTGTAATGGGCAAGAATCACTTCTAGAAGAGGGGTTGCCTTTGAGTTTAAAAAGCATTGTCATTATGGGATGTATGAACCTCAAGTGCTTAGACGACTCGGCCTTTCGACGCCTTACTTGCCTTGAGAAGTTGGAAATCGAATATTGTAGGAAGCTTCGATGCTTGCCTAAAGAGCTGCCCACTTCTCTTTCTTATCTACGCATTTACTATTGTGAATTGCTAACGCCACGAATCGAGAGGGAAACAGGGGAGGACTGGTCAATCATTGCTCACATCCCAAACGTATCTTCTAGGGATTATAGATGGGAAAATTTGCAGCTCTAA